Below is a genomic region from Desulfovibrio intestinalis.
CCAAAAAGGGCGTCAAAAAAATCATCCGCACGAGTGGCAGGAAAAATTTCATCCAGAAAAGTCTGATTCAGATTTTGCGAAGTCATGCACTCCCCCATCAGGCTATGAGATACGCTGTCATTAAAATAATGCTACGGCTTGTCTTTAGGATTTGCTTGCCCATGACGGGCCTGCTTTTTTGCCTACTGCAACCAAACCAGCGTGTTTTTATTGCAGCAGTGCGCGTAAATGGCTGTTTTCAATACGCACATCCTGCCGGGGCAGGCGGCTCCATGCAAAGGCTGGCAGAAGTTCACCCGGGTTGATGGCCCGCGACGATACCTCCAGACCAGCCAGCATGCCAAGCAATCCCACAATACGGTTCGGGTCAACTCCCTGTTCCCGCAAATACCGCAGGGACAGGCTGTTGTGGCGCTTGGCCAGGCGCTCTCCTTCTTCGTCAAGAAGCAGGGGCACATGAGCGTAGGAAGGCGCACCATAGCTCAAGAGTTGGAGAAGCGCAATCTGGCGAGGAGTAGAAGGCAGGATGTCTCGCCCGCGGACAACCTGGTTGACTCCCATAAGGGCATCGTCAACAGCGACAGCGAGTTGGTAGGCCACAACGCCGTCTGAGCGGCACAGGGCAAAGTCGCCGCCGCAGTCAGCAAGCGAAAACGTTTGTGGGCCAAGCAGCATGTCGTCAAAAGATATGGGGGATTGCGGGCAACGCAGGCGAATGCTGGCCCGTCTCCCGTTGCGGATCATGTCCTGAATTTGTTCTTCATTCAGGTTGCGGCAGGTGCCAGGGTAGGGCGCGCCTGCGTCATCAATATGCGGAGCCGCAGCCAGTTGGCGTAACTCTTTACGCGTGCAAAAACAGGGGTAGGTCATGCCTGCTTCTTCCAGCTGCTTCAGAGCGCTGGCGTACACTTCTCCACGGTCGCTTTGGGTGTAGGGGCCTGCAGGGCCTCCCACATCCGGGCCGTAGTCCCAATCCAGGCCAAGCCAGCGCAGATCTTCAAGAAGGTGCGTCGCGTACTCTGGCCGGGACCGTTGCGGATCAATGTCTTCAAGGCGCATGACGATCTGGCCGTCTTGCGACCGCGCAGCCAGCCAGGCGAGCAGAAAAGCCCAGGCATTACCCAGATGGATATGGCCGGTCGGGCTTGGTGCAAGCCTGCCGCATGGGCGTGATGATTGACGCATGATTATTGGGGGTGATTTGGCTGGTAGCATGAAAGGCTTTCAGCAACTATGGAATGGTAGAGTCTGTTGCCTGCAGGCACCTTTGATTTGATGCGGCGGCAGGCTGAAATATGGGGTAATAATGGCTGCGTGTTGCATGTCTGGCGGTACAGCCCGGCGCATTAAGGCGGGGTAAGCATACCCCGCCTGCCATTTGTATTCTTTACGAGTTGCCGCCCTTGCCCTTGGGCTGATCTTTTTTGCCCTTGGGGTCGGCCTTGGTTGCTACCTTGTCCGGGGCTGACTTTTTAGTGTCGCTTTTTTTGCTTTCAGCTTTCTGGCTGGAAGGCTTGGAAGACTTGGATGCCTTGTCTTTATCTGCGGAAGCCTTGCTCGAACTGGCCTGCGCGGAAGATTTGCTTGAACCAGACTGGGCCGAGGACTTGTTAGAGCTGGACTGAGCTGAAGTTTTGCCGGATTTTGCAGAGGAGGAAGCCTGCTGCCGATTCGCGGAACTGCTTTTTTTATCGTTGCTGGCAACCTGCACGACTTTGTCTTTTTTCTTGCCTCGGCTGTCATCACGGCTGTCGTCGCGTTTGCTGCCGCATGCGGCAGACTTGCCAGCCTTTTTCTTGTCGCGGGAGAGCTCACGCACCACTCTTTCTTCCGTAAAGTCGTTGAGGCGGCTTTCGGCCTGGGCGACCATAGTTGGGCCGCCGTCAACCTTTACGCGGCGTGCGCCAAGAAAAGTATTTTTGAAGTAGGGATCGTCAAGCGAGTTGACGCGCACGCTTGTCCGTTTGCGGGGGCTGTGGATGAACTTGCCGTCGCCCACATAAATGCCCGTATGATAGCCGCGGCGGGGATGGCGAAAAGCCACGATGTCTCCCGCGCGCATATCCTCAACGTTAGTGATACGCTGACCTATGACGGACTGTTCACGGGCGGTGCGGGGAAGCTGCACGCCAACGCTTTTATACGTCCAGCACACAAAACCCGAACAGTCAAAACCGTCCGGGGTAGTTCCACCACGCACATAGGGGGTGCCGATGGCTGATCTGGCCTTGCGCAGCAGCTGCTGGCCGGATTCTTGCTGATTGGAGTCAAAAGCAGCTTCATATGAGCGGCGAAACCGTTCGGCGTGAATGCTGTTGACGCTGTCTTCTCGCGGGCTATTTTTTGCGGCGCAACCGAAGGCCAGTATGCAGCCCATCATCAACGCGCACAGTTTAAGACATTTTCCCATCAGCGCTCCACAAATGTTGTGCCTGCCGCAGGTGCGGCGGCTGGTCGGTCAGAATGCGGGCATGCCCGGCGTAAACTGTAGGGTTCGCGGCCCTTTTCTATGTCTGGCCCGATCCCGCAAGACCGGAGCATTTGTGCTATGGCGCTTAGGCCTTGATATCCAGCAGGGTGCCAAGCATGGCGTCACCTGTGCGAACAACCGCTGCATTGGCCTTGTACGCGTGCTGGCTGGTGATCATAGATACCATTTCACGGCCCAGGTCAGTGCCGCTGGGGTTAGTGGCCTCAAGCGGCAGACCCGACGTTACGTCGTACACCGCTTGAGCGGCACTGAAAGGAGTGCTGCCAGCATTGGGGGCACCATTACCCTGAAGCACTGCGTCAAGGCGCACACCCTGGCCTGCAGGACCTGTGGCATAGACCGCACGTTGAGGCTCAAAGCCAGCGGTGCTGACATTGGCCACATTATGAGCGGTCACAGCCATACCCCACGAATGGGTGTTCATGGCCGACGCGCCCAATTGCATGCTGGTGCTGATACTGCTCATCACTTGTACCTTACGGCAGAATTAGCACAACCATCAGATGATTGCAAAAAACTTTTTTGCCGTGCAGCGCCAAGGGGCAGTCTGTTTATTAGCTGCTGATCTGGCGCTCTATCCGCGCGAATGCATTATGATTATGGATAGATTCCATACTTTCAACCTCAACACTGAACCATTCAACCTGGCCATGCTCTGAAAGACGCTGCGCCACGTTGCGCACTACGTCCTCCACAAATGTGGGGTGGGCAAATGCGTGTTCGGTAACGTATTTTTCGTCTTCTCGCTTGAGCAGGGTATACACTGCCGACGAACCCGAGGCTTCAGCTATATCAATGAAGTCTTCAAGCCAGGAAAAAACTTTCATGCGCAGGCTCATGCGCACCATTGCCCGCTGGCTGTGCGCGCCTTCGTCACTGATGGCCTTGGAGCAAGGGCAGACTGTCATGACCGGCACATCAACCTCAAGGCAAAAATGCTGGCCTTCATCGTCCAGCTCTCCAGTAAGGCGGCACTGGTAGCTCACCAGAGCCGGACTGCCCGAAGCCGGGGCATTTTTTTTGATAAAATAGGGAAAACAGAAGCGCGCGTAAGCTCGTCTGGCTTCAAGGCGCTGTTTGATATCCAGCAACAGACGGCGCACCGACTGGTAGCTTATCTCATCATTCCACTGTTCCAGCGCCTCAACAAAACGGCTCATGTGGGTGCCCTTGAATTCAGAGGGCAGGTCCACGCCAAGGTC
It encodes:
- the gluQRS gene encoding tRNA glutamyl-Q(34) synthetase GluQRS, with the translated sequence MRQSSRPCGRLAPSPTGHIHLGNAWAFLLAWLAARSQDGQIVMRLEDIDPQRSRPEYATHLLEDLRWLGLDWDYGPDVGGPAGPYTQSDRGEVYASALKQLEEAGMTYPCFCTRKELRQLAAAPHIDDAGAPYPGTCRNLNEEQIQDMIRNGRRASIRLRCPQSPISFDDMLLGPQTFSLADCGGDFALCRSDGVVAYQLAVAVDDALMGVNQVVRGRDILPSTPRQIALLQLLSYGAPSYAHVPLLLDEEGERLAKRHNSLSLRYLREQGVDPNRIVGLLGMLAGLEVSSRAINPGELLPAFAWSRLPRQDVRIENSHLRALLQ
- a CDS encoding C40 family peptidase — protein: MGKCLKLCALMMGCILAFGCAAKNSPREDSVNSIHAERFRRSYEAAFDSNQQESGQQLLRKARSAIGTPYVRGGTTPDGFDCSGFVCWTYKSVGVQLPRTAREQSVIGQRITNVEDMRAGDIVAFRHPRRGYHTGIYVGDGKFIHSPRKRTSVRVNSLDDPYFKNTFLGARRVKVDGGPTMVAQAESRLNDFTEERVVRELSRDKKKAGKSAACGSKRDDSRDDSRGKKKDKVVQVASNDKKSSSANRQQASSSAKSGKTSAQSSSNKSSAQSGSSKSSAQASSSKASADKDKASKSSKPSSQKAESKKSDTKKSAPDKVATKADPKGKKDQPKGKGGNS
- a CDS encoding flagellar basal body rod C-terminal domain-containing protein — protein: MSSISTSMQLGASAMNTHSWGMAVTAHNVANVSTAGFEPQRAVYATGPAGQGVRLDAVLQGNGAPNAGSTPFSAAQAVYDVTSGLPLEATNPSGTDLGREMVSMITSQHAYKANAAVVRTGDAMLGTLLDIKA
- the folE2 gene encoding GTP cyclohydrolase FolE2; protein product: MEDVQSHAPQVALNIDRVGVRELKLPLLVRDRTQGTQQTVASVDLGVDLPSEFKGTHMSRFVEALEQWNDEISYQSVRRLLLDIKQRLEARRAYARFCFPYFIKKNAPASGSPALVSYQCRLTGELDDEGQHFCLEVDVPVMTVCPCSKAISDEGAHSQRAMVRMSLRMKVFSWLEDFIDIAEASGSSAVYTLLKREDEKYVTEHAFAHPTFVEDVVRNVAQRLSEHGQVEWFSVEVESMESIHNHNAFARIERQISS